From one Streptococcus pneumoniae genomic stretch:
- a CDS encoding calcium-binding protein, giving the protein MMNKGYLSLLKKIGLGFLLFVLFPFVVLLSPIGVWYFSKKKPDTLKRNISIGLSALALFSIYSTATNPNKYLTSTTQVADSSLVTTSPSSDKNEEKKEEEAKKAAEEEKKKAEEAKKAAEAKKKAEEAKKAEEEKKKAEEAKKAAEEEKKKAEEAKKAAEEKKRAEEAAKKAEEERLIAEGEAAVQNLEANQVPENIQGTQSTIDKLPDSPKKADLQHRVQAVQGAIAQREEQARQEQEAQVAAERAAQLAAQQEQRIVYVARNGNSNAYWYSLDNMPSNTRFDRVVQMSEAEAIANGKHPAKGHG; this is encoded by the coding sequence ATGATGAATAAAGGGTACCTATCTCTTCTTAAAAAAATAGGCTTAGGCTTTTTACTCTTTGTCTTGTTCCCATTTGTTGTTTTACTAAGCCCGATTGGTGTTTGGTATTTTTCCAAGAAAAAACCCGATACACTCAAACGAAATATCTCCATCGGTCTTTCAGCCCTAGCCTTATTTAGTATCTATTCTACTGCAACCAATCCTAATAAGTATCTCACATCAACAACACAAGTAGCTGATTCTAGCCTTGTCACCACTTCTCCTTCTTCAGATAAAAATGAAGAAAAGAAAGAGGAAGAAGCTAAAAAAGCTGCCGAAGAAGAAAAAAAGAAAGCAGAGGAAGCAAAAAAGGCTGCTGAAGCTAAGAAGAAAGCGGAAGAAGCTAAAAAAGCCGAAGAGGAAAAAAAGAAGGCAGAGGAGGCTAAAAAAGCCGCTGAAGAGGAAAAAAAGAAGGCAGAGGAGGCTAAAAAAGCCGCTGAAGAGAAAAAACGTGCAGAAGAAGCTGCTAAAAAAGCGGAGGAGGAACGTCTGATTGCCGAGGGAGAGGCAGCCGTCCAAAATCTCGAAGCCAATCAAGTGCCTGAAAATATCCAAGGAACTCAAAGTACTATTGATAAACTACCAGATTCTCCTAAAAAAGCAGACTTGCAACACCGAGTGCAAGCCGTTCAAGGAGCCATCGCACAACGCGAGGAACAAGCACGACAAGAGCAAGAAGCCCAAGTTGCAGCAGAACGTGCTGCCCAACTAGCCGCTCAGCAAGAACAACGCATTGTCTATGTGGCGCGCAACGGCAATTCAAACGCCTATTGGTATAGTTTAGATAACATGCCTTCAAATACACGATTTGATAGAGTTGTTCAAATGTCCGAAGCAGAAGCCATCGCAAATGGAAAACACCCCGCCAAGGGGCATGGATAA
- a CDS encoding ABC transporter ATP-binding protein, which produces MFWKLVKYELKTVNKWYLGLYAGIMALSVVIGLWIRGGLETGGFWSALFSETAGNTVEYPSHSTNGNIFLEIFSMVTIIAFFSLLVALSISTLFLIIRRFKRSVYDREGYLTLTLPVSKHEIILSKLTSAFLWTILSTLTLIISVLLISLIVGAGHIDWSLFKINTIDWIGITQGLLYFFFSTISSILLIYLAISIGQLFNDNRVAFGFLTYFAITIIISILSLTISTTLNIGEDGFLSYAITQDIVLSLLYYFGTYYILKNKVNLQ; this is translated from the coding sequence ATGTTTTGGAAATTAGTCAAATATGAATTGAAAACAGTGAACAAATGGTACTTAGGACTATATGCTGGTATCATGGCACTATCTGTTGTGATTGGTTTGTGGATTCGTGGTGGTTTAGAAACGGGTGGTTTTTGGTCAGCTCTATTTAGCGAGACTGCTGGCAACACTGTTGAGTATCCGTCGCATTCAACAAACGGCAATATTTTCCTTGAAATCTTTAGTATGGTCACTATCATTGCCTTCTTTAGCTTACTGGTAGCACTTTCTATTTCGACCCTCTTTCTGATTATTCGTCGCTTTAAACGCAGTGTCTATGATCGTGAGGGCTACCTAACCTTGACCCTTCCTGTCAGTAAGCACGAGATTATTCTTTCTAAATTAACAAGTGCTTTTCTCTGGACGATTCTTAGTACCTTGACCTTGATCATCAGTGTCTTATTGATTAGCCTCATCGTCGGAGCTGGTCATATTGATTGGAGTCTATTTAAGATTAACACTATTGACTGGATTGGGATCACACAAGGCTTACTGTACTTTTTCTTCTCAACGATTTCAAGCATTCTCTTGATTTACCTGGCTATTTCCATCGGTCAACTCTTTAATGACAACCGTGTCGCCTTTGGATTTTTAACTTACTTTGCGATTACCATCATCATCTCTATTCTTTCGTTAACCATTAGCACGACTCTAAACATTGGAGAAGATGGATTTCTTAGCTACGCTATCACGCAGGACATTGTCCTCTCACTTCTCTACTATTTTGGCACTTACTATATCTTGAAAAACAAGGTGAATTTACAATAG
- a CDS encoding ABC transporter ATP-binding protein → MVTLTFENVSKRYGNTLALEHVSFEIESGKIVGLLGPNGSGKTTLIKLINGLLQPSEGSIIINGMEPSPKTMSLVSYLPDTTYLNENMRVKDALAFFKDFYEDFDMERALHLLEDLEIDTNAKFKKLSKGNKEKVQLILVMSRKAQLYVLDEPIGGVDPAARDYILRTIINNYSPTASVLISTHLISDIEPVLDDIIFIENGKIVRQGNVDDIRYESGESIDQLFRNEFKA, encoded by the coding sequence ATGGTTACTCTTACATTTGAAAACGTATCAAAACGCTACGGCAATACACTAGCTCTGGAGCATGTCTCCTTTGAAATCGAATCTGGAAAAATCGTGGGACTGCTCGGTCCAAACGGCTCAGGGAAAACAACCTTGATTAAACTAATCAATGGACTTCTCCAACCAAGCGAAGGAAGCATTATCATCAACGGCATGGAACCCTCTCCTAAGACCATGTCTTTGGTTTCCTATCTGCCCGATACGACCTATCTCAATGAAAATATGCGCGTGAAAGACGCTCTTGCTTTTTTCAAAGATTTCTATGAAGATTTTGATATGGAACGTGCTCTTCATCTCTTGGAAGACTTAGAAATTGATACGAACGCTAAATTTAAAAAACTCTCCAAGGGGAACAAGGAAAAAGTCCAGTTGATTTTGGTCATGAGTCGCAAAGCTCAACTCTACGTACTTGATGAACCGATTGGTGGGGTTGATCCTGCAGCACGGGACTATATCCTTCGCACCATCATCAACAACTACTCACCAACAGCTTCCGTTCTCATCTCAACCCATTTGATTTCAGATATTGAGCCTGTACTAGATGATATTATCTTCATTGAAAACGGAAAGATTGTCCGTCAGGGGAATGTCGATGACATTCGTTACGAATCTGGTGAGTCTATCGACCAGCTCTTCCGCAATGAATTTAAGGCCTAG
- a CDS encoding GntR family transcriptional regulator: MAWTFDNNFPIYLQIMNRIKLQIISKQLKSGEKLPPVRELAAEAGVNPNTIQRALSDLEKEGFVYSQRTSGRFVTDNHDLILQSRQKLSQEELKNFVSKMEDFGYDKSELPTALEQYLKGV, translated from the coding sequence ATGGCATGGACATTTGATAATAATTTCCCCATTTATTTGCAAATTATGAATCGGATTAAGTTGCAAATTATCTCCAAACAACTAAAAAGCGGAGAAAAATTACCTCCCGTTCGTGAATTGGCAGCAGAAGCTGGGGTCAACCCCAATACGATTCAGCGCGCCTTGTCCGACTTAGAAAAAGAAGGATTTGTCTATTCACAACGGACTTCAGGACGCTTTGTCACAGACAATCACGACCTGATCTTACAATCACGGCAAAAACTTTCACAGGAAGAGTTGAAAAATTTCGTCTCTAAAATGGAAGATTTTGGCTATGACAAATCAGAACTACCCACCGCTTTGGAACAATACTTGAAAGGAGTTTAG
- a CDS encoding DNA polymerase III subunit alpha, with translation MVVQLDTKTVYSFMDSLITIPKYIEKAKDMGYRYLGMMDKDNLYGAYQFLEVAQANGIRPLIGLDVTVIYEGTPLNVRLLALSTRGYQHLMKISTLKMTGKKDWSDIAHLLEDVVVIVPVGEGIDDLDLGVDFYIGVTPKTPQQTFRRKTLPLATVRFFDTGDLETLQMLRAIRDNVSLREAELPRQDEFFLSPQDFSTLFEENFPESLTNLEELIKDVSYEINQDLKLPCFNPARPAVEELRERAEAGLIKKGLVDSVYQERLEEELSVIHKMGFDDYFLIVWDLLRFGRSQSYYMGMGRGSAVGSLVAYALEITGIDPVKNNLLFERFLNLERYTMPDIDIDIPDVYRLEFIRYVRDRYGTMHAAQIVTYSTFGAKQAIRDVFKRFGVAEYELTNITRKISFKDTLSSAYERNMSFRQLINSKLEYQKAFAIAKKIEGNPRQTSTHAAGVVMSDDELTDYIPLKYGEDMYITQYDAHGVESNGLLKMDFLGLRNLTFVQRMKEAVFEKYGKDIVIEEIDLEDKETLALFARGETKGIFQFEQAGAINLLRRVHPVRFEEVVATTSLNRPGASDYIDNFVRRKHGQERVEVLDPSLTDILAPTYGIMLYQEQVMQVAQRFGGFTLGKADILRRAMGKKDAKEMHKMEEDFVTGAMALGHSEEKARQVFAIMEKFAGYGFNRSHAYAYSALAFQLAYFKTHYPDVFFDIMLNYSSSDYLSDALHFNFAVAPLTINTIPYKDKFQEQKIYLGLKNIKGLPRDFAYWVIENRPFQSVEDFILRLPKQYHKAALLTPLIQLGLFDSFESNRRKIIENLPNLFVFADELGSLFADTTYSWLQVEDYTLAEKFEFEQFIIGVGLSAHPLTELAKNAIRPFAAISDLMENTRETILVEVQSIKVIRTKSGENMAFMQVSDSKEKIEVTVFAEAFRQYQSILHEKGFYYLTGRVQEREGRLQMLLNEAEEATNERFWIQLLDHEHDVEISKLLHQYRGAIPVVIHYENEKKTVFAPQFKVQKSAELQQMLEKLTMKTIYR, from the coding sequence ATGGTTGTGCAACTGGATACAAAGACGGTCTATTCCTTTATGGATAGTTTGATCACCATTCCTAAATATATCGAAAAAGCAAAGGATATGGGCTATCGTTATCTGGGAATGATGGACAAGGATAATCTGTATGGTGCTTATCAGTTCTTAGAAGTGGCTCAAGCAAATGGCATTAGACCTTTGATTGGTCTCGATGTGACTGTTATCTATGAAGGTACGCCACTTAATGTCCGATTACTAGCTCTCTCCACTCGTGGTTACCAACATCTCATGAAGATTTCGACCTTGAAAATGACTGGAAAAAAAGACTGGTCGGATATCGCTCATTTACTGGAGGATGTGGTGGTGATTGTTCCTGTGGGCGAAGGGATTGATGATTTGGATTTGGGAGTGGACTTCTATATCGGTGTTACTCCCAAAACACCTCAGCAGACTTTCCGTCGAAAAACATTGCCCCTAGCTACTGTACGATTTTTCGATACAGGAGATTTGGAAACCTTACAAATGCTGAGGGCTATTCGCGATAATGTGAGTCTTCGTGAGGCAGAATTGCCAAGACAGGATGAATTTTTCCTCTCTCCGCAGGATTTCTCCACTCTTTTTGAGGAGAATTTTCCAGAGAGCTTGACCAATCTTGAAGAGCTCATCAAAGATGTGTCTTATGAAATCAATCAGGATTTGAAATTACCCTGCTTTAATCCAGCAAGACCAGCTGTTGAGGAATTGCGAGAAAGGGCTGAAGCAGGTCTAATCAAGAAAGGCTTGGTGGATAGCGTCTATCAAGAGCGTTTAGAAGAAGAACTTTCTGTCATTCATAAGATGGGCTTTGATGACTATTTCTTGATTGTCTGGGATTTGTTGCGTTTCGGGCGCAGTCAGTCTTACTATATGGGGATGGGGCGTGGCTCTGCGGTTGGAAGTCTTGTAGCCTATGCGCTTGAGATTACAGGGATTGATCCTGTTAAAAATAATCTTCTTTTTGAGCGTTTTTTAAATTTGGAACGCTATACCATGCCTGATATTGATATTGATATTCCTGATGTCTATCGACTTGAGTTTATTCGCTATGTCAGAGATCGATATGGGACGATGCATGCGGCTCAGATTGTGACTTATTCGACCTTTGGAGCCAAGCAAGCGATTCGAGATGTGTTTAAGCGTTTTGGTGTTGCTGAGTATGAATTGACCAATATCACACGAAAGATTAGCTTTAAAGATACGTTAAGTTCGGCTTACGAGCGAAACATGTCCTTTCGTCAGCTGATTAATAGCAAGCTAGAGTACCAAAAAGCCTTTGCGATTGCAAAGAAAATCGAGGGAAATCCTCGTCAGACGTCGACCCATGCAGCAGGTGTGGTGATGAGTGATGATGAACTTACCGACTATATCCCTCTGAAATACGGGGAAGATATGTATATCACCCAGTACGATGCCCACGGTGTAGAAAGCAATGGTCTCTTGAAAATGGACTTTTTAGGACTGCGTAATTTGACATTTGTCCAACGGATGAAAGAGGCAGTCTTTGAGAAATATGGAAAAGACATTGTGATTGAAGAGATTGATTTAGAAGACAAGGAGACGCTTGCCTTGTTTGCTCGTGGTGAGACCAAGGGGATTTTCCAGTTTGAGCAGGCTGGTGCGATCAATCTTTTGCGGCGCGTGCATCCGGTACGCTTTGAGGAAGTGGTTGCTACAACCAGTTTAAATCGTCCAGGAGCGAGTGATTATATTGATAATTTTGTCAGACGCAAGCACGGTCAGGAAAGGGTAGAAGTACTTGATCCGAGTCTAACGGATATTCTAGCTCCTACATATGGCATTATGCTCTATCAAGAGCAGGTCATGCAGGTTGCTCAGCGTTTTGGTGGTTTTACACTTGGCAAAGCCGATATTTTACGACGAGCCATGGGGAAAAAAGACGCCAAAGAAATGCATAAGATGGAAGAGGACTTTGTCACTGGCGCTATGGCTCTAGGACATTCAGAGGAAAAAGCACGCCAAGTCTTTGCTATTATGGAGAAGTTTGCAGGCTATGGCTTTAACCGCAGTCACGCCTATGCTTATTCTGCACTAGCTTTTCAACTTGCTTACTTTAAAACGCATTACCCAGATGTCTTTTTTGATATTATGCTAAATTATTCCAGCAGCGATTATTTATCAGATGCGCTTCATTTCAACTTTGCAGTCGCTCCCTTGACCATCAACACCATTCCTTATAAGGATAAATTTCAAGAGCAAAAGATTTATCTGGGGCTAAAAAATATTAAGGGATTGCCACGAGATTTTGCTTATTGGGTGATTGAGAATCGTCCGTTTCAGAGCGTTGAGGACTTTATCCTCAGATTACCTAAGCAGTACCATAAAGCAGCCTTACTCACTCCCTTAATTCAGCTGGGTTTGTTTGATAGTTTTGAGAGCAATCGGCGGAAAATCATTGAAAATCTCCCCAATCTTTTTGTTTTTGCAGATGAACTGGGGTCTTTATTTGCTGACACGACTTACAGTTGGTTACAAGTCGAAGACTATACTCTAGCTGAGAAATTCGAGTTTGAGCAATTTATCATTGGTGTTGGTCTGAGTGCTCATCCCTTGACAGAGCTAGCTAAGAACGCTATTCGTCCTTTTGCGGCTATTTCTGATTTGATGGAAAATACTCGTGAGACGATTTTGGTGGAGGTCCAGTCTATCAAGGTTATTCGGACTAAGTCAGGGGAGAACATGGCATTTATGCAGGTATCAGACAGTAAGGAAAAGATAGAAGTGACTGTTTTTGCAGAAGCATTTCGACAATACCAGTCCATCCTTCATGAGAAAGGTTTCTACTACCTGACAGGTCGCGTGCAAGAGCGAGAAGGACGACTCCAGATGCTCCTTAATGAAGCAGAAGAAGCGACCAATGAACGATTTTGGATTCAGTTACTCGATCATGAGCATGATGTAGAAATCTCGAAACTCTTACATCAGTATAGAGGGGCTATCCCAGTTGTAATTCACTATGAAAATGAGAAGAAAACGGTTTTTGCACCTCAGTTTAAGGTCCAAAAATCAGCGGAATTACAACAAATGTTAGAAAAATTGACAATGAAAACGATTTATCGGTAA
- the pfkA gene encoding 6-phosphofructokinase, with the protein MKRIAVLTSGGDAPGMNAAIRAVVRKAISEGMEVFGIYDGYAGMVAGEIHPLDASSVGDIISRGGTFLHSARYPEFAQLEGQLKGIEQLKKHGIEGVVVIGGDGSYHGAMRLTEHGFPAVGVPGTIDNDIVGTDFTIGFDTAVTTAMDAIDKIRDTSSSHRRTFVIEVMGRNAGDIALWAGIATGADEIIVPEEGFKIEEIVESIRRGYELGKKHNIIVLAEGVMQAVEFAKLLKEAGDVSDLRVTDLGHIQRGGSPTARDRVLASRMGAHAVTLLKEGRGGLAVGIRNEQMVENPILGTAEEGALFSLTDEGKIIVNNPHKADLELAELNRSISS; encoded by the coding sequence ATGAAACGTATTGCTGTTTTGACCAGTGGTGGTGACGCCCCTGGGATGAATGCTGCTATTCGTGCAGTAGTTCGTAAAGCAATTTCCGAAGGAATGGAAGTTTTTGGTATCTATGATGGCTATGCCGGGATGGTTGCAGGTGAAATCCACCCCCTAGATGCCTCTTCAGTTGGAGATATCATCTCTCGCGGAGGTACTTTCCTTCATTCAGCTCGTTATCCTGAGTTTGCCCAATTAGAAGGTCAGCTTAAAGGAATTGAGCAGTTGAAAAAGCATGGAATCGAAGGAGTTGTCGTGATCGGTGGTGATGGTTCTTACCACGGTGCGATGCGCTTGACAGAACATGGATTCCCAGCTGTTGGTGTTCCTGGAACCATTGATAATGATATCGTTGGAACAGATTTCACTATTGGTTTTGACACAGCTGTAACAACTGCTATGGATGCGATTGATAAGATTCGCGATACTTCATCTAGTCACCGCCGTACTTTTGTCATTGAAGTAATGGGGCGCAATGCTGGTGATATCGCTCTTTGGGCAGGGATTGCGACAGGAGCAGATGAAATCATCGTTCCTGAAGAAGGTTTCAAAATTGAAGAAATCGTTGAAAGCATCCGTCGTGGCTATGAGCTTGGTAAGAAACACAACATCATCGTTCTTGCAGAAGGTGTGATGCAAGCAGTTGAGTTTGCGAAATTGCTCAAAGAAGCAGGAGATGTGAGTGATCTTCGTGTGACTGACCTTGGACATATCCAACGTGGTGGTTCACCAACCGCGCGTGACCGTGTTCTTGCCTCTCGCATGGGTGCACATGCTGTAACCTTGCTTAAAGAAGGTCGCGGTGGTCTTGCCGTTGGTATCCGTAATGAGCAAATGGTTGAAAATCCAATTTTGGGAACAGCTGAGGAAGGGGCACTCTTTAGCTTGACAGATGAAGGCAAGATTATTGTGAACAATCCTCACAAAGCAGATCTTGAATTGGCAGAGCTTAACCGTAGCATTTCAAGCTAA
- the pyk gene encoding pyruvate kinase codes for MNKRVKIVATLGPAVEIRGGKKFGDDGYWGEKLDVEASAQNIAKLIEAGANTFRFNFSHGDHEEQGARMATVKRAEEIAGQRVGFLLDTKGPEIRTELFEGDAKEYSYTTGENIRVATAQGIQSTREVIALNVAGGLDIFDDVAVGQQILVDDGKLGLRVFAKDDAKREFEVTVENDGVIAKQKGVNIPNTKIPFPALAERDNADIRFGLEQGINYIAISFVRTAKDVNEVRAICEETGNGHVQLFAKIENQQGIDNLDEIIEAADGIMIARGDMGIEVPFEMVPVYQKMIIKKVNAAGKVVITATNMLETMTEKPRATRSEVSDVFNAVIDGTDATMLSGESANGKYPLESVTTMATIDKNAQTLLNEYGRLSTAEFERNSKTEVMASAVKDATNSMDIKLVVTITKTGHTARLISKYRPDADILAVTFDELTQRSLMLNWGVIPVVTEKPSSTDDMFDLAERIAVEQGLVESGDNIVIVAGVPLGEASRTNTMRIRTVR; via the coding sequence ATGAACAAACGCGTAAAAATCGTTGCAACATTGGGTCCTGCGGTCGAAATCCGTGGCGGTAAAAAATTTGGAGATGATGGCTACTGGGGTGAAAAACTTGATGTAGAAGCATCTGCACAAAACATTGCGAAGTTGATCGAAGCTGGAGCAAACACTTTCCGTTTCAACTTCTCACACGGTGACCACGAAGAGCAAGGTGCTCGTATGGCAACTGTAAAACGCGCTGAAGAAATCGCTGGACAACGCGTTGGCTTCCTTTTGGATACAAAAGGTCCAGAAATCCGTACAGAGTTGTTTGAAGGCGATGCAAAAGAATACAGCTACACAACTGGTGAAAACATCCGTGTGGCAACTGCTCAAGGCATCCAATCAACTCGTGAAGTGATTGCTTTGAACGTTGCTGGTGGTCTTGACATCTTTGACGATGTAGCAGTTGGTCAACAAATCCTTGTCGATGACGGTAAACTTGGTCTTCGTGTTTTTGCAAAAGACGATGCAAAACGTGAATTTGAAGTAACAGTTGAAAACGACGGCGTTATTGCAAAACAAAAAGGTGTAAACATTCCAAATACAAAAATTCCTTTCCCAGCACTTGCTGAGCGTGATAACGCAGATATCCGCTTTGGTTTGGAACAAGGTATCAATTATATCGCCATTTCATTTGTTCGTACAGCAAAAGACGTGAACGAAGTTCGTGCAATCTGTGAAGAAACAGGAAATGGTCACGTTCAATTATTTGCAAAAATTGAAAACCAACAAGGGATTGACAACTTGGATGAAATCATCGAAGCAGCAGATGGTATCATGATTGCTCGTGGTGATATGGGTATCGAAGTACCATTTGAAATGGTTCCAGTTTACCAAAAAATGATCATCAAGAAAGTCAATGCAGCAGGTAAAGTAGTTATCACTGCTACAAACATGCTTGAAACTATGACTGAAAAACCACGTGCCACTCGTTCAGAAGTATCAGACGTCTTTAACGCTGTTATTGACGGAACAGATGCAACAATGCTTTCTGGTGAGTCTGCAAATGGTAAATACCCACTTGAGTCTGTAACAACAATGGCTACAATCGACAAAAACGCTCAAACTCTTTTGAACGAATACGGTCGATTGTCAACTGCTGAATTTGAACGTAACTCTAAGACTGAGGTTATGGCTTCAGCTGTTAAAGATGCAACAAACTCAATGGATATCAAATTGGTTGTAACGATTACAAAAACTGGTCACACAGCTCGCTTGATTTCGAAATACCGTCCAGATGCGGATATCTTGGCAGTAACATTTGATGAATTGACACAACGTTCATTGATGTTGAACTGGGGTGTCATTCCAGTGGTTACTGAAAAACCATCTTCAACAGATGATATGTTTGATCTTGCAGAGCGTATCGCAGTAGAACAAGGTTTGGTTGAATCAGGTGATAACATTGTTATCGTTGCTGGTGTGCCTCTTGGTGAAGCAAGCCGTACAAATACAATGCGTATCCGTACAGTACGTTAA